In one Solanum dulcamara chromosome 1, daSolDulc1.2, whole genome shotgun sequence genomic region, the following are encoded:
- the LOC129886781 gene encoding uncharacterized protein LOC129886781 — MEHKKNYNIETCSDSASTVTTHEDFRIRIESFHAREKDISKKDSAEKKLSWLRSQIIGTNINFETPFGKRRLTYADHTASGRCLHYIENYIIDNVLPFYGNSHTSDSYVGYQTTKLVHEAAAYVKRCLGGREEEAIIFCGSGSTAAIKRLQEVMGISVPSILREEVLTKCFSNETKERWVVFVGPYEHHSNILSWRQSLAEVVEIGLDENGLVDMEALRVQLEYYKYTNRPMLGSFSACSNVTGIYSDTRAIARLLHKNGAFACFDFAASAPYAKIDMRSGEIDGYDAVFLSPHKFLGGPGTPGILLMKKTLYRLRTSPPSTCGGGTVDFVNPFNEKDTLYAENIEEREDAGTPPIIQKVRTALAFWVKEFISHEVIERMEHTYIELALQRLLPNPNIWILGNVTAKRQAVLSFLIYTTTYSSSSDINSEESEFYLWGETANKRDKPLHGPFVAKLLNDLFGIQARGGCACAGPYGHSLLNVDEPHSLAFRDAIQMSYCGVKPGWTRVSFPYYMSKEEFVFILAAIEFISIYGQRFLPLYHFNWRSGAWTFKTKAFNCNFCCSQMMKVLNHDTKENNHGGSATKKGLVYKYVKYLETAKRIASLLPKFSPQRTIPEDIDPNLVPFRV; from the exons GAGAAGGACATTTCTAAGAAAGATTCTGCAGAAAAGAAACTTTCTTGGTTGCGTTCTCAGATAATTGGTACAAATATCAATTTTGAGACACCATTTGGAAAACGTAGGCTTACTTATGCTGATCATACTGCCTCTGGGAGATGCCTTCACTATATCGAAAACTATATCATCGATAATGTCCTTCCTTTCTATG GTAACAGTCATACTAGTGACAGTTATGTGGGATACCAAACAACAAAATTGGTGCATGAGGCAGCGGCATACGTGAAGAGATGCTTAGgtggaagagaagaagaggCAATTATATTTTGTGGTTCTGGTTCTACTGCTGCAATTAAAAGGCTTCAAGAAGTCATGGGGATTTCAGTCCCTTCTATACTAAGAGAAGAAGTACTCACAAAATGCTTTAGCAATGAAACGAAAGAGAGATGGGTTGTTTTTGTTGGACCTTATGAACATCACTCAAACATCCTTTCTTGGAGACAGAGTTTAGCTGAGGTTGTGGAAATTGGTTTGGACGAAAACGGGCTAGTAGACATGGAAGCCTTAAGGGTTCAGCTTGAGTACTACAAGTATACGAATAGGCCAATGTTGGGTTCATTTTCAGCTTGTAGCAATGTCACTGGGATTTACTCTGATACAAGAGCCATCGCTCGTCTTCTTCACAAAAATGGAGCTTTTGCTTGCTTTGATTTCGCAGCAAG TGCTCCTTATGCAAAAATAGACATGAGATCAGGGGAAATAGATGGATATGATGCTGTTTTCCTCAGCCCCCACAAGTTTCTTGGAGGGCCAGGGACACCTGGAATCCTTCTAATGAAGAAGACACTCTATCGGTTGAGAACTTCACCTCCATCAACTTGTGGTGGTGGAACTGTTGATTTTGTCAACCCCTTTAATGAAAAG GACACACTGTATGCGGAGAACATCGAAGAAAGGGAGGATGCAGGAACACCACCAATCATTCAGAAAGTAAGAACAGCACTTGCATTTTGGGTGAAAGAGTTCATAAGTCACGAAGTAATTGAAAGAATGGAGCATACCTACATTGAACTTGCACTACAAAGGCTTCTCCCAAATCCTAACATATGGATTTTGGGAAATGTAACAGCCAAGAGACAGGCTGTGCTTTCTTTTCTCATATATACCACAACTTACTCTTCATCAAGTGATATCAATAGTGAGGAAAGCGAGTTTTACTTATGGGGAGAAACAGCAAACAAAAGAGATAAGCCTCTTCATGGTCCTTTCGTCGCTAAGCTTCTTAATGACCTATTTGGTATTCAGGCTAGAGGAGGATGTGCTTGTGCAGGACCCTATGGACATAGCTTGCTCAATGTTGATGAACCTCATTCTCTTGCTTTCAGAGATGCAATTCAAATG AGTTATTGTGGAGTAAAGCCTGGATGGACAAGGGTCAGCTTCCCCTACTACATGTCCAAGGAAGAATTTGTGTTCATTCTAGCAGCAATAGAATTCATATCGATTTATGGACAAAGGTTCCTCCCTTTGTACCATTTCAATTGGAGGAGTGGTGCCTGGACTTTCAAGACAAAAGCTTTCAATTGCAACTTTTGCTGCTCACAAATGATGAAAGTATTGAACCATGACACAAAAGAAAACAACCATGGAGGAAGTGCTACCAAGAAAGGTCTTGTTtacaagtatgtaaagtacCTTGAGACAGCCAAGCGCATCGCTAGTCTACTTCCCAAGTTTTCACCTCAACGGACGATACCTGAAGATATAGACCCCAATCTTGTACCCTTTAGAGTCTGA